From Triticum aestivum cultivar Chinese Spring chromosome 4A, IWGSC CS RefSeq v2.1, whole genome shotgun sequence, a single genomic window includes:
- the LOC123084069 gene encoding protein FAR1-RELATED SEQUENCE 5-like yields MYLPSTSYTEPTTTMHSGAGTSTAGSSKRTEDAFHQTADKHAANNFESESGMAIIPAMPASTPSDTSTGNSQVDGTATHTEVNDETDDDTQGDEDGGQSEIVVPQPPYIGKRFESFEAAKEYYQTYANYFDEKAKEDADFFYRIRLDDEDRVRNMYWLDGAARRAYKHFQDCISFDATYLTNMYKMSCAPFIGINNHNQSLQFGSGLVRNKDTDGYVWLFKTFLECMDGLAPMNIITDQDFSIRAGIEEVFPLAVHRHCRWHIIKKAEETLGPFFADRPELHKAFELCVDHSLTVEEFERSWMAMTETHQTTQRSEGFNAVLKRYISPGNSLLQFAKQYTALQQKILGSELQQEANTALKQPKLLTYLPMERQMSKIYTNKIFNKFQKEIKRASMFTAFQVDERMFKVCSILGMSNSEPEDPDKGRNYFVTASIGEGEFYCQCCKFERDDIVCCHILKVMDVNAVTRMPRHFIRRRWTWDADDALAPQTTHAVLAVHDERPESTMEAVRHVALTKNYAELIDEACKSDDTARVAERHRKALKRELDEIKKRKAEEALHRFPRTSSVPSSTGPSSENSEIGSGTASTQT; encoded by the exons atgtacctgccatcgacgtcGTACACAG AACCTACAACTACAATGCACAGCGGCGCCGGcacatctactgcggggagctctaagcgcacggaagacgcgttccaccagACAGCAGACAAACATGCCGCAAACAATTTCGAGTCAGAGTCGggaatggcaatcattccagcaatgccgGCAAGCACCCCTTCGGACACAAGCACTGGCAACTCTCAGGTAGATGGGACTGCCACCCATACTGAAGTGAACGATGAAACTGACGACGACACgcaaggggatgaagatggtgggcaatcagagaTCGTGGTGCCTCAGCCACCGTACATTGGGAAAAGATTTGAGTCATTCGAAGCAGCAAAGGAAtactaccagacatatgcaaa ctacttcgatgagaaagccAAAGAAGAtgcagatttcttctacaggataaggttggacgatgaggaccgtgtcaggaacatgtattggttggatggtgctgcaaggagagcctacaaacatttccaaGATTGCATTTCATTCGATGCGACGTACCTCACCAACATGTACAAGATGTCGTGCGCTCCGTTCATAGggataaataaccacaatcagtcattgcagTTCGGCAGCGGGCTCGTCCGGaacaaagacacggatgggtacgtttggctgttcaagaccttcttggagtgcatggatggacttgctccgatgaacataataacggaCCAGGATTTCAGCAtccgtgcaggcatagaggaggtctttccgttggcagtgcacaggcactgtaGGTGGCACATcataaagaaggctgaggagacgctaggaccgttctttgctgaccgtccagagctgcacaaggcattcgaactgtgcgtggaccacagcttgacggtggaggagtttgaaaggagctggatggccatgactgaaacacatcaa actacgcagcgcagcgagggattcaatgctgttttgaagcggtacattagtcctggcaactcattgctacagtttgccaagcagtacacagctttgcaacaaaaaattctgggatctgagctacagcaagaagcgaacaccgcgctaaagcagccaaaattgctaacgtacttaccgatggagaggcaaatgagcaagatatacaccaacaagatctttaacaa ATTCCAgaaagaaataaagcgtgccagcatgttcacggctttccaggtggacgaacgtatgttcaaggtgtgttctattttgggcatgtcaaattcagaacctgaagacccggacaaaggaaggaactacttcgtcacagcctcgataggcgaaggcgagttctactgccaatgctgcaagtttgaacgggacgacattgtgtgctgtcacatactaaaagtaatggacgtgaacgctgtgacacggatgccccgacatttcataaggcggcgatggacttgggacgctgacgatgCGTTGGCGCCGCAAACAACACACGCAGTTCTGGCTGTGCATGATGAGAGAccagagtcaaccatggaagccgtgaggcacgttgcgctgacaaagaactatgctgagctaattgatgaagcgtgcaagagtgatgacaCAGCGAGAGTCGCAGAAAGACATAGGAAAGCActaaaaagagagcttgatgagatcaagaagaggaaagccgaggaagccttacaccggttcccccgcacatcaagcgTGCCTTCATCCACTGGGCCGTCGTCtgaaaactcggagataggatctggaacagcaagcacacagacc